The proteins below are encoded in one region of Anguilla anguilla isolate fAngAng1 chromosome 3, fAngAng1.pri, whole genome shotgun sequence:
- the LOC118223964 gene encoding C-X-C motif chemokine 10-like, whose product MTTKTLLLLALVVCTSTALSITGGNTRCLCHSFRDDMALPRKSIKRMEVLPPSNSCDQMEIILNLTNGMRICLNPSSEKIIEILKKLRSKKSISRA is encoded by the exons ATGACTACCAAAACCCTCCTGCTCCTCGCTCTGGTCGTCTGCACATCCACTGCACTGA GTATCACTGGAGGGAATACGCGGTGTCTGTGCCACAGTTTTCGGGACGATATGGCACTGCCCCGAAAATCAATCAAGCGCATGGAAGTCCTCCCCCCGTCCAACTCCTGCGACCAGATGGAGATCAT TCTGAACCTGACCAATGGGATGAGGATTTGCCTGAACCCCAGCTCAGAGAAGATTATAGAAATCCTGAAGAAACTCCGATC GAAGAAAAGTATCTCTCGGGCCTAA
- the LOC118223987 gene encoding uncharacterized protein LOC118223987: protein MTPGKMEARQVPKREMSPRESESASLFIRHTHPQPHSLAHLRHPLQKEEQTGPPHHDHQSPPSHRPPSQPGSCTVGSGGSRRRCLCYRVRDGFVNPRVIQDIQVYPPSHSCNQIEIVVTNKNGKQYCVDPKVKKVQELIRHLQSNLFIRHTRPQPHSLAHLRHPLQTEEQTGPPPTMITRVLLVIALLASLAHAQYGSNGKCACRRTRERFGSPKAIQDIQIYPPSHTCDKMEIIVFQKNGMQYCLDPKVKKVQELMRHLQSKRGQ from the exons GTTCCAAAGAGGGAAATGTCCcccagagagagtgagagcgcaAG TCTGTTTATTAGGCACACTCACCCACAgcctcactcgctcgctcacctgAGACATCCTCTGCAGAAAGAAGAGCAGACTGGACCCCCCCACCATGATCACCAGAGCCCTCCTAGTCATCGCCCTCCTAGCCAGCCTGGCTCATGCACAGT GGGTTCGGGCGGGTCCAGGAGAAGGTGCCTGTGTTACCGTGTCCGTGACGGATTCGTGAACCCCCGGGTCATCCAGGACATCCAGGTCTACCCCCCATCCCACTCCTGTAATCAAATAGAGATTGT TGTTACCAACAAAAACGGGAAGCAGTACTGCGTGGATCCGAAAGTGAAGAAGGTCCAGGAGCTGATTAGGCACCTGCAGAGCAA TCTGTTTATTAGGCACACTCGCCCACAgcctcactcgctcgctcacctgAGACATCCTCTGCAGACAGAAGAGCAGactggacccccccccaccatgatCACCAGAGTCCTCCTAGTCATCGCCCTCCTAGCCAGCCTGGCTCATGCACAGT ATGGTTCCAATGGAAAGTGCGCGTGTCGCCGTACCCGCGAAAGATTCGGGAGCCCCAAGGCCATCCAGGACATCCAGATCTACCCCCCTTCCCACACCTGTGATAAAATGGAGATTAT CGTTTTCCAAAAAAACGGGATGCAGTACTGCTTGGATCCGAAAGTGAAGAAGGTCCAGGAGCTGATGAGGCACCTGCAGAGCAA GAGGGGTCAGTAG